AAACCTTCAACCTTGCGACAGTCATGACATTCACCGCAAGCATCATCCTCCATAACCTTGCAAAAAAGCGCCTGAGCAAACCTTATAGCAAGTTCCTCCTTAAGGCCCCCTTCACCGTAAAACATGTAAGCATGAGATACCCTCTTTGACTTCAAGGCTCTTTTTAAAAGCTCAGCAGCTTGCGGACATCTATCTTTAATCTCTTCTATCCTTCCAATCATCGATATATGTCTATCAGCAACCCCCTTATCTCCTCAAGCTTTGAGGCTAACCACAAAGCATCAAATTGCTTCCTTAAAACCCTATCAATAAGCTCCTCTAAGGCCTTATTAACCCTCTCAACCAAGATGAAGAGCTTCCCGCTTCTTCTGCTTATAACTTCCCTAACCTTATAGGCCTTCGATAGTACCTCTTTCAAGAAAGCCCTAACGAGCTCCTTGTATTTATTTAAGTTCTCAAGGCTCGGATCATCCTTAAGGGAAGATGCCGCCTCGTCAAGCTCTCTAAGTATATCATTAAGATCTCTCTCTTCTCCTTTCTCCTCGGTTTCGAGGGAAAGCTCAGCCTCCTTCAAGGTCTCAAAAAAGGGAGAAACGGTTAAGGAAACTCTCTTTTTCTTTCT
The window above is part of the Synergistota bacterium genome. Proteins encoded here:
- a CDS encoding YaaR family protein — translated: MRIDSVSDRGGASEREIRKKKRVSLTVSPFFETLKEAELSLETEEKGEERDLNDILRELDEAASSLKDDPSLENLNKYKELVRAFLKEVLSKAYKVREVISRRSGKLFILVERVNKALEELIDRVLRKQFDALWLASKLEEIRGLLIDIYR